A window of Deferribacter autotrophicus genomic DNA:
TAAATGACTTATTTTATTTCTCTCATAAAAATTCCCACCAGTTTTTGAATTTTTTTTTTACAGAACATAAAGGGGGTAAACCCCCTTTAGAACCCCCGAAAAGAGGATAAAAATAGAAATTATTATTTTTAGTAAATTAGTTTTCTAAAGAAAACTAATTTAAAAATTATTAAAATGATAAAAATTTTATTTAAAAATTAGTTCTCACTTTATCAGTGAGAACTAATTAAACCAAATAATTCATTTCTAATTTCCCATGGGTTTTAGAATCACTTCTTTCCTATCAACGTTAAAATGGTTTCTATAAAAAATTGGTTTTACACCATAGTTTAATGCCTCTTTGTACTCTTTACAATAAAGACTATCTATGTACCATGCACATTCAAAAGATTTTGCATCTACTGCAATTACATAAAAAATATAACAGTCATAGCCTTGTTTCGACATTTCAGTCAATAAGCGAAGATGTTTCCTCCCTCTTTCTGTCTTAGCATCAGGAAACGCAGCAATTCCATTATCGTTTAGCAATGTAACATTTTTAACTTCCACCAAGATTTTTCTACCATCTTTTTCAAGATAAAAATCAATTCTGCTGTCCCCGATTGAATACTCTCTCTTTAAATAGTCATAAGGATAAAGCTCTTTTATAGCCCCGTCTTTAATATAATATTCCACTATTCTATTCACATTGATTGTGTTTGTGTAAACCCAGTTTCCATCTAGTTGAAAACCTTCAACAGTGTATTTGTATTTTCTTTTTGTATTATCAGAAATGGAAAGGGCTATTAAACAACCTTCATTCAATAGCCCTTTCATAGAACCTGTATTTGGATTAAAAGCAGTCTCAACTACTCCATTCCTCTCAAAATCAACCATAAACCTTTTATATCTTTTTAGAAACCTACCTACTATAATATTATCAAATTTAAACATCACTCATCTTATCTTTTGTAACCTTAACGAGTAATCCCGAAAGCAGTAGTAATCCAATAAGGTTAGGGATTGCCATCATCCCATTAAATAAATCTGCCATATCCCATACAAAATCTGTTTTTCTTAAAGCACCATAAAATACACTTAAACAGTATATCACCTTATAAAAATAACTAAATTTGTAACCAAATAAGAATTTTGCACACTGCTCACCATAATATGACCATCCTAATATGGTAGAGTAAGCAAAAAAGATGAGAGCTATTGCTAGAAAAGTTTTGCCACTACCACCAAAAACAGTAGCAAATGCTGCAGCTGTAAGCTCAGTGCTTGTTTTACCATTATCCCAAACACCGGTTAAAAGGATAACAAAGGCAGTCAAAGAACAAATTATAATAGTATCAAAAAAAACACCTGTCATCGCCACAAGCCCCTGCCTTACGGCATTATCTGTCTGAGCAGCAGCATGGGCTATGGGCGCACTACCAAGACCTGCTTCATTTGAAAAAACCCCTCTTGCCACTCCATATCTAATTGCATCCCTCACTGCAGCACCAGCAAAACCTCCAACTGCAGCCACAGGGGAAAAAGCTGACTTAAAAATCAGAGCCAACACATTGAGAAACTGATCAATATTTATGAATATTACGATTATTGCAAAAACAAAATAAAACACAGCCATAAATGGAACAATTTTCTCAGTAACTTTACCAATCCTTTTAATACCACCAATTATTACAAGCGCTGTCAAAATCATCATAACAAAACCGGTAACACCTTTTGGTAAATTAAAAGCATCATTTACAGCCAATGCAACTGAATGAGACTGCACCATACTTCCAATACCAAAGGACGCTACAATTCCAAAAATAGCAAATAAAATTCCAAGCAATGCCCCAAGCCACTTAACCTGCAACCCTTCTTTCAGGTAATACATAGGACCGCCTATACTGGTACCGTCTTCAAGCTTCCTCCTAAAAGTAACTGCAAGAACAGCTTCAGCATACTTTGTAGCCATTCCAAAAAATGCTGATAACCACATCCAAAAAATTGCACCAGGTCCTCCGGTAGCAATTGCTGTAGCAACGCCTGCAATATTACCTGTTCCTATTGTCGCGGAAAGCGCTGTAGTTAAGGCTTGAAACGGTGTAATATCTCCCTCGGCTTTATTAGCGTTCACTGTTTTGAAAATAAGCTTTAAAGCCTTGGGAAGCATCAACACCTGGATAAACTTCAACCTTACAGTAAGCAAAATACCTGTACCAATAAGCAAAACCAGCATGAAAGGTCCCCAGACAATGGAATCAAGCTGGGTTACCAGTGAATGCAAATTTTCCATCTTCCACCTCTTAAAAAATCATTTACAAAATACAATAATTGTATATTTTAAAAATCGACAATATAAAATTTTTAAGGGTTTTTCAAGGTTAACAATGACAATCAAACATAATTTACACCTTATGAATAGCTTTTTGAAAGTTCTTTTCTTTACATTATTAACTTTTAGTTTATATATTAACTCGATCTCTGCTTATCTATTTGATATAATTAACAAACAAGAAATTTACATTAACAAAATCGAAAATAAAATAACAACCCTTATAAATGAAAAAGAAGATACAAGATATTTAATTAGTAAGTATAACCAGATAATAGACATAAACAATGTCCTTACATATTTTACCAATGGAAACGTAAGATATTCTACAATGGATATTGCTTATACTATAGTTGATGAATCCACAAAAAATAACATTGACCCCTATCTTGTGCTTTCCCTTATCCTTACAGAAAGCTCATTTAACCACCGCAGTATTTCAAGAAAAGGAGCTATTGGATTAATGCAAATCTTACCAAATACTGCTTATTACATTTCAAAATTTAATGATGACATTGACATTTCTCATAAAAAAGAACTTTTTGATCCAATTACCAACATAAAAATTGGAGTGAGTTATTTTGCTTATCTTTTAAAAAAATATAATGGTAACATAAAATATGCAATTATAGCCTATAACCTAGGGCCATCAAATCTAAATTACAGACTCAGGAAAAAGAAAAAGGTTCCAAAGTTCTATTATAACAGAGTAATCAGAAATTATCAGCTTATCTCAAATGTGAAAAACAGCGCATAAAAAATATGAAAAGCCCCATCTAAAATATCTTTTTGTATTTTTTTGAAACATTTTGACAATTTTCCAAATAATTATGCAAAAACTATGTTATGCTGATTCAAAGACATCAGATAGTTTTGATATCGAGGATACAGGGGGCAAAAAGCCCCCTAATTTTTATTTGCAACTGATTACAATATGGTATGTTTCTTCTTTCCTAAATAAGCTTCTTGAATCTTTTCAGAATTCAGCAGTTCTTGAGATGTTCCACTAAAAACAATTTTTCCAACTTCCAACACATACCCCCTATCAGCAAGCTTCAATGCAGCTTTGGCATTCTGCTCTACTAATAAAACTGTAACTCCACTCTCACTAATCTCTTTAATCGTTTTAAATATTGACTTTACTAAAAGAGGTGCAAGTCCAAGGCTTGGCTCATCTAAAAGCAACAACTCTGGTTTGGACATCAATGCCCTACCAATAGCAAGCATCTGTTGTTCACCACCAGAAAGAGTTCCTGCAAGCTGCTGTTTCCTTTCTTCCAACCTAGGAAATAACTCATAAATCCATTTTAATTTTTCCCTATCAACATTTTCTTTTGTATAAGCACCAAGAATAAGATTTTCTTCTACAGTTAACGTAGAGAAAACTCTTCTCCCTTCAGGGGATTGAGAAATCCCTAATTTAACAATTTCATGAGCCTCAAGCTTAGTAAGCTCAATACCTTTGTACTTGATACTACCTGATTTTGCCCTTAACAAACCACTGATAGTTCTAAGCGTAGTTGTTTTACCTGCTCCATTAGCCCCAATAATTGTAACGATTTCACCTTTATATACTTCTAATGAAATTCCCTTAACAGCTTCTATATTTCCATAATTTACTTTCAAATCTTTAATATTAAGCATCAATTCTTTACTACTCATCGTCATCCTCATCGCTTCCTAAATATGCTTCAATAACTTTCGGATCATTCTGAACCTGCTCAGGTGTCCCTTCTGATATTTTTTTACCAAAATTTATTACCACTATCTGATCAGTAACACTCATCACAAGGTCCATATCATGCTCTATCAATAGAATAGTCACACCCATATCTCTTATTTTAGATATGGTATCCACAAGTTCCAAAGTTTCCTTATCATTCAAACCTGCAGCAGGTTCATCAAGGATCAATAAGGCAGGTTCAGTGGCAAGGGCTCTTGCCATCTCCACTTTTCTTTGTATACCATATGGTAGACTGGTTGCCGAAACAGTTGCGTATTCAGTCAAACCAAACAGATCCATGTATTCCCATACTTTTTCCCAGTTTTCTCTCTCATCTCTAGCAGAAAAGGGTGTATGAAAAATTCCGTGATACCACTTTTGCTTACTCTTACTATGTCTACCTGAAATAATATTTTCAGCTACACTCATCTCTCCAAACAATCTTATTGTTTGAAATGTTCTCACAATACCCATATTTGCTATTGTATATGGTTTTAAACCAGTTATATCTTTACCATTGAACCTGATAGCTCCTTTTTCTGGTTTATAAACTCCTGTAATACAGTTAAAAACAGTTGTTTTACCTGCACCATTTGGTCCAATAAGACCAAAAATCTGCCCTTTTTCTACGTTAAAAGTAAGGTCATCAACAGCAACAAGTCCACCAAAGATTTTTGTTACATTTGATAGCTCTAACAACGCCATAATTTAATCCTTCACCATATATTTTGGAATTCTACCAAATTTAGCTGGCCAAATCCCTCTTGGCCTCAAAATCATTGTAAGAATCATTGCTATACCAAATACAAAATATCTTGCAGTAGCGAACTGTCTAAAAATCTCTGGTAATACAAACATTACAAAGGTTCCAAGTAAAATACCTGGAATTGATGATGGTCCGCCCACTATTACAATTGTAAAAAACAGAACGGACTGAATAAAACTAAATGCCTCAGGACTAACTGCAGCATATTGCACAGCAAACAAAACTCCAGCAAGCCCTGCTAAAGCAGCACCTAAACCAAATGAATATAATCTGTAAAAACGCGTATTTATACCT
This region includes:
- the sfsA gene encoding DNA/RNA nuclease SfsA, giving the protein MFKFDNIIVGRFLKRYKRFMVDFERNGVVETAFNPNTGSMKGLLNEGCLIALSISDNTKRKYKYTVEGFQLDGNWVYTNTINVNRIVEYYIKDGAIKELYPYDYLKREYSIGDSRIDFYLEKDGRKILVEVKNVTLLNDNGIAAFPDAKTERGRKHLRLLTEMSKQGYDCYIFYVIAVDAKSFECAWYIDSLYCKEYKEALNYGVKPIFYRNHFNVDRKEVILKPMGN
- a CDS encoding ABC transporter ATP-binding protein, with amino-acid sequence MALLELSNVTKIFGGLVAVDDLTFNVEKGQIFGLIGPNGAGKTTVFNCITGVYKPEKGAIRFNGKDITGLKPYTIANMGIVRTFQTIRLFGEMSVAENIISGRHSKSKQKWYHGIFHTPFSARDERENWEKVWEYMDLFGLTEYATVSATSLPYGIQRKVEMARALATEPALLILDEPAAGLNDKETLELVDTISKIRDMGVTILLIEHDMDLVMSVTDQIVVINFGKKISEGTPEQVQNDPKVIEAYLGSDEDDDE
- a CDS encoding alanine/glycine:cation symporter family protein is translated as MENLHSLVTQLDSIVWGPFMLVLLIGTGILLTVRLKFIQVLMLPKALKLIFKTVNANKAEGDITPFQALTTALSATIGTGNIAGVATAIATGGPGAIFWMWLSAFFGMATKYAEAVLAVTFRRKLEDGTSIGGPMYYLKEGLQVKWLGALLGILFAIFGIVASFGIGSMVQSHSVALAVNDAFNLPKGVTGFVMMILTALVIIGGIKRIGKVTEKIVPFMAVFYFVFAIIVIFINIDQFLNVLALIFKSAFSPVAAVGGFAGAAVRDAIRYGVARGVFSNEAGLGSAPIAHAAAQTDNAVRQGLVAMTGVFFDTIIICSLTAFVILLTGVWDNGKTSTELTAAAFATVFGGSGKTFLAIALIFFAYSTILGWSYYGEQCAKFLFGYKFSYFYKVIYCLSVFYGALRKTDFVWDMADLFNGMMAIPNLIGLLLLSGLLVKVTKDKMSDV
- a CDS encoding ABC transporter ATP-binding protein, producing the protein MSSKELMLNIKDLKVNYGNIEAVKGISLEVYKGEIVTIIGANGAGKTTTLRTISGLLRAKSGSIKYKGIELTKLEAHEIVKLGISQSPEGRRVFSTLTVEENLILGAYTKENVDREKLKWIYELFPRLEERKQQLAGTLSGGEQQMLAIGRALMSKPELLLLDEPSLGLAPLLVKSIFKTIKEISESGVTVLLVEQNAKAALKLADRGYVLEVGKIVFSGTSQELLNSEKIQEAYLGKKKHTIL
- a CDS encoding lytic transglycosylase domain-containing protein; amino-acid sequence: MNSFLKVLFFTLLTFSLYINSISAYLFDIINKQEIYINKIENKITTLINEKEDTRYLISKYNQIIDINNVLTYFTNGNVRYSTMDIAYTIVDESTKNNIDPYLVLSLILTESSFNHRSISRKGAIGLMQILPNTAYYISKFNDDIDISHKKELFDPITNIKIGVSYFAYLLKKYNGNIKYAIIAYNLGPSNLNYRLRKKKKVPKFYYNRVIRNYQLISNVKNSA